GACGTCGCGGTGGCGATGATCGGGACCGGCCGCACAGCGCTCGGCGTGCTGGACGTCGCGCGCGTCGAGCGGGGCGACGTGGCCCTCGTCACCGGCGCGGCCGGCGGCGTCGGGAGTCTGCTCGTGCAGCACCTGCACCGCGTGGCGGGCGCGACGGTCGTCGCGGCGGTTGGCGGCGCCGCGAAGGTGGAGCACGCGGGCGAGGACGGCGCCGACGTCGTCGTCGACTACAGCGAACCCGGGTGGACGCGCGCGGTGCGTGACGCGCTCGAGGATGGTGCCGTGAGCCTGGTGCTGGACGGCGTGGGCGGGCGCGTGGGGCGAGACGCGTTCGAGCTGCTCGGCGCCGGCGGCCGGTTCGTCTTCTTCGGCTGGGCGTCCGGCACGCCGACCGCGTTCACGACCGACGACCTGTACGCGCGCGGGCTGACCGCGGCCGCCGCGGTCGGCCCGGCGCTGTTCCGCCTCGCCGGCGGCATGCGCGCGCTCCAGGAGCGCGCGCTCGCCGCAGCGGCCGCGGGCGTCCTCACGCCGCGCATTCAGCGCTTTCCGCTGGCCGACGCGGCCGCCGCGCACTCCGCCCTCGAGGCGCGAACGGCGGTGGGGAAAGTGGTGCTGGTGCCGTGACTCCGCGTTGCACGCGCTGCTGGTGGAGCGCCGACGACCAGCGCATCTCGCGAACCGCCCTCCCCTCGGGCCGTCGGAGCGGGCCCGCAAGGAGGGCGGTGTTCATCAGAAGAGGGCGAGGAGGCCGCGTGGCCGCCGTGGCGGTCGTTCCCGCCGCGGCGGCCCTGCGTCTCAGTTCGTGCCGCTCGCCTTGGCGGCCGCCTTCGCGAAGTCGCCCGCCTTCACGATGACGAGCTTCGCGGGGTCGATGTGGCGGCGGAGCGCCGCGTGGATCTGCTCCGGCGTGAGCGCGCGCACCTTCGCCTCGAGCTCGGCGTCGTGCTGGAGCGTGCGGCCGAGGAACAGACCGTTGTGGATGGTGCCGACGAGCTGCGCGTCCGTCGCGCGGGCCACGTCGCGCTGCTGCATCCAGCCCCGCTTCGCCGCCTCGACCTCCTCGGCGGTGAAGCCGTCGCGCACGGCCTTCTCGAGCTCCTCGCGGAGAGCGGCGACCAGGCGGTCCGCGTTCTCCGGCGCGTAGATCGCGTAGGCCATGAACATGGCGGTGCTGTCGAGGGGCGGAACCGAGATGGATCCGCCGACGCCGTAGCTGATGCCTTCCTGCTGGCGGATGCGGGTGGCCAGCCGGGAGTTGAGGAAGCCGCCGCCCAGCATGTAGCCCGCGAGCACGAGCGCCGGGTAATCCGGGTGATCGTCCCGCATTTC
The nucleotide sequence above comes from bacterium. Encoded proteins:
- a CDS encoding oxidoreductase; amino-acid sequence: MHAIVLREFGPPGVLRLERVADPEPAAGQLRIAVTAAGVHRIDAWVRAGIESPATLPLPALPWVPGREVAGVVDAVGPGVDPGWLGRRVVAHLGPAAGGYAERAVCAEDAALVIPEGVGDDVAVAMIGTGRTALGVLDVARVERGDVALVTGAAGGVGSLLVQHLHRVAGATVVAAVGGAAKVEHAGEDGADVVVDYSEPGWTRAVRDALEDGAVSLVLDGVGGRVGRDAFELLGAGGRFVFFGWASGTPTAFTTDDLYARGLTAAAAVGPALFRLAGGMRALQERALAAAAAGVLTPRIQRFPLADAAAAHSALEARTAVGKVVLVP